A genomic segment from Ptychodera flava strain L36383 chromosome 8, AS_Pfla_20210202, whole genome shotgun sequence encodes:
- the LOC139138236 gene encoding P2X purinoceptor 7-like produces MPTERERLCCKRLPPHCVSRLEEFQVVVLNELILAIARAYRNDTLAMDDEDDLSKSNRYAAYRQFIVWQHGRLGAGNRCVIPSCCVWAIRDRYPDPYGQYTGFHPSRLE; encoded by the exons ATGCCAACAGAGAGGGAAAGACTTTGCTGTAAGAGACTCCCACCTCACTGTGTATCAAGGCTGGAA GAGTTTCAAGTTGTTGTATTGAATGAGCTGATTCTTGCCATTGCTAGGGCATATAGGAATGACACATTGGCTATGGATGATGAAGACGACCTGAGTAAATCTAATCGCTATGCAGCTTATAGGCAATTCATTGTGTGGCAACATGGACGTCTTGGTGCTGGCAACAGATGTGTTATACCTAGTTGTTGTGTTTGGGCTATAAGGGATCGCTATCCAGATCCCTATGGCCAGTACACAGGATTTCATCCATCTCGTCTAGAGTAG
- the LOC139138237 gene encoding uncharacterized protein, with translation MTQLAVFILLALTMCNGVHPWSIQQLTMMSVERVHQKQGTTEDSVLKKTAVEADEDNGETSIDGLDQRFDVDGPQLTGAYDSDRHGHSGHHRITSDANSLPISLLHRLSPKKKHERKDAREFDIFSGDYDENNEGDRVDDEDDEVGQVQRDWPRNLQPGGMHTPSLFDDDGDSGDEQDAGPLHPFAFLQADDDGITLPLKSRELKRDWCFAAVVEQKIEQAGCVSVYVKNRMCYGQCMSFFVPRNDHGDFESCSYCTPTKARVEIVTLTCPGQANRVKKVDIIEECGCRPCGHNYI, from the coding sequence ATGACACAGCTCGCCGTCTTCATCCTCCTGGCACTCACCATGTGCAACGGTGTGCATCCCTGGTCAATACAGCAGTTGACAATGATGTCAGTCGAGAGAGTACACCAGAAACAAGGGACAACGGAGGACTCTGTCCTGAAAAAGACCGCCGTTGAAGCCGACGAAGACAACGGGGAGACATCGATCGACGGCTTGGACCAACGATTCGACGTAGACGGGCCGCAGTTGACAGGAGCTTACGACAGTGACCGCCATGGACACAGTGGACATCATAGAATAACCAGTGACGCTAATAGTCTACCAATATCGCTCCTACACAGATTGTCTCCTAAGAAGAAACACGAACGCAAAGATGCGAGAGAGTTCGACATTTTCAGTGGCGATTATGACGAAAATAACGAAGGAGATAGGGTTGACGACGAAGACGACGAGGTAGGACAAGTTCAAAGAGACTGGCCCAGAAATCTGCAGCCGGGCGGCATGCACACGCCCAGTCTTTTCGATGATGACGGTGATTCTGGGGATGAGCAAGATGCCGGCCCCTTGCATCCATTTGCTTTCCTCCAAGCCGATGATGATGGAATAACCCTGCCTCTGAAGTCAAGAGAACTAAAAAGAGATTGGTGTTTCGCAGCAGTTGTCGAGCAAAAGATCGAGCAAGCTGGATGCGTTAGTGTCTACGTTAAGAACAGAATGTGTTACGGACAGTGCATGTCGTTCTTCGTACCGAGAAATGATCACGGGGATTTTGAATCTTGCAGTTACTGCACGCCGACAAAGGCGAGGGTGGAAATCGTTACCCTGACTTGCCCTGGGCAAGCAAACAGAGTGAAAAAAGTCGACATTATCGAGGAATGTGGCTGCAGGCCGTGCGGTCACAATTACATCTAA